From Synechococcus sp. A10-1-5-1, a single genomic window includes:
- a CDS encoding cation:dicarboxylate symporter family transporter: protein MDDSKLSLLHLPPLSWLLRLYHGFIRQSLAIQILQGLVAGLLAGRLLPPPLLGPLSPVGDGFLRLFQMPVLPFLSVSLIAGVGRLHLAQASRLLGRSALVLISFWAVVLLAVLLVPVGFPSWHDASFFKPSLLQAPKPLDLTELFIPVNPFAAFADTQIPAVVLFSLALGIALIAVPKRQPLIDVFDRIADALLGISAFVARFTPVGVFAILATATASMESSQLPRLAVYVVLQGGIALLMAGLVLPLVIAGVTPIPARQLLRRFRTPLTIAFATANMLVVLPMLVELSKQLLFEARAALASPGVSDQEIKDQVDLPVEVLAPLALVFPDMGRLLSLAFVPFAGWLTGNAISFQEMPGFLLTGLASAFLEGILAMTFLLDRMGLPSDLVQLYIAIDQVAVARLGTLLACMSVIALVIIGTWVSLEGFPKHFNRLLPAATALAVLPGFVLLSRASFQWLPKPGNSDRDQLMHQGFALAKGRASVVDGWSPVERPGNWQAIRRARAIRYCVHEQDYPMSYRNAAGDLVGADVEMGMLFAKQMGLKPSYVLINRVGQQNQPRPDTLEALERGYCDMKLSSDVMAPMDAARTRYTDSHLTYGVALLIKGSALSSKRAWSDLTELKGLQVGLAFDDPFLLRLVSGWLPQAKFISSQGTPELLEALQAGRLDAVLVTAQQGASWNVLQPNLTLLVPQPLRSLPAARQLPLGSEPLAGVWNSWLRFQDMDGTRKVVYAHWVEGVELPKR from the coding sequence TTCTGGCGGGACGCCTGCTCCCGCCTCCACTGCTAGGGCCCCTTAGCCCCGTTGGAGATGGCTTTCTGCGTCTTTTTCAGATGCCGGTCTTGCCTTTTCTGAGCGTTTCTTTGATCGCTGGTGTCGGTCGTTTGCACCTGGCTCAGGCCAGCCGCCTGCTCGGCCGTTCGGCCCTGGTCCTGATCAGTTTTTGGGCTGTCGTACTTCTTGCGGTCCTCCTCGTGCCCGTTGGGTTCCCGAGTTGGCATGACGCTTCGTTTTTTAAGCCAAGCCTGCTCCAGGCCCCGAAACCTCTCGATCTCACTGAACTCTTCATTCCTGTCAATCCCTTTGCAGCCTTTGCTGATACCCAGATCCCGGCTGTTGTTTTGTTTTCACTCGCCCTTGGGATCGCACTGATTGCCGTACCCAAACGGCAACCATTGATTGATGTCTTTGATCGGATTGCCGACGCCCTGCTTGGGATCTCTGCGTTTGTGGCTCGTTTTACCCCGGTTGGTGTCTTCGCCATCCTTGCGACGGCCACTGCATCCATGGAGAGTTCACAGCTACCACGCCTGGCTGTTTATGTCGTTTTGCAGGGCGGCATCGCTCTTCTCATGGCTGGTCTTGTCTTGCCCTTGGTGATTGCGGGTGTGACGCCGATTCCCGCGCGTCAGCTTTTGCGCCGGTTCCGAACTCCACTCACCATTGCATTCGCCACAGCGAACATGCTCGTGGTCTTGCCGATGCTGGTCGAGCTCTCTAAACAACTCCTGTTTGAAGCCCGTGCTGCCCTGGCGAGTCCAGGGGTCAGTGATCAGGAGATCAAAGATCAGGTCGACCTTCCTGTTGAGGTCCTCGCCCCCCTTGCTCTGGTGTTTCCAGATATGGGTCGCCTGCTCTCTCTCGCTTTTGTTCCCTTCGCGGGCTGGCTCACCGGTAACGCCATCAGCTTCCAGGAGATGCCCGGCTTTCTGCTCACTGGCTTGGCCAGTGCCTTTCTTGAGGGGATCTTGGCCATGACCTTTCTCCTGGACCGTATGGGCTTGCCCAGTGATTTGGTCCAGCTCTACATCGCGATTGACCAAGTTGCAGTGGCTCGCCTCGGCACCTTGCTGGCCTGCATGAGTGTCATCGCCTTGGTGATCATCGGCACCTGGGTTTCCCTGGAGGGCTTCCCGAAGCATTTCAACCGTCTTCTGCCGGCCGCAACGGCCCTGGCGGTTCTCCCTGGTTTTGTCCTGTTGAGCCGTGCCAGTTTTCAATGGCTACCCAAGCCTGGCAATAGCGACCGTGATCAGTTGATGCACCAGGGTTTTGCCCTGGCCAAGGGCCGCGCTTCGGTCGTGGATGGATGGTCCCCTGTTGAGCGGCCCGGCAATTGGCAAGCCATTCGACGTGCCAGGGCGATTCGCTACTGCGTCCACGAGCAGGACTACCCGATGTCGTATCGCAACGCTGCTGGCGATCTAGTCGGAGCCGATGTGGAGATGGGCATGCTCTTTGCCAAGCAGATGGGCCTGAAACCCAGCTACGTGCTGATTAATCGCGTCGGTCAGCAGAACCAACCCCGTCCTGACACCCTCGAGGCCCTCGAGCGCGGCTACTGCGACATGAAGCTTTCGAGTGATGTCATGGCTCCGATGGATGCGGCCCGTACCCGCTACACCGATTCCCACCTGACCTATGGCGTTGCCCTTTTAATCAAGGGATCAGCCCTCAGTAGCAAACGTGCCTGGAGTGATCTGACCGAGCTCAAGGGTCTGCAGGTGGGCCTCGCTTTTGACGATCCGTTTCTGTTGCGCTTGGTGAGTGGTTGGTTGCCGCAGGCGAAGTTCATCAGTTCCCAAGGAACTCCTGAGCTGCTTGAAGCCCTGCAGGCGGGGCGGCTGGATGCGGTGTTGGTGACTGCACAGCAGGGGGCGTCCTGGAATGTTCTGCAGCCGAACCTCACTCTTCTCGTACCGCAGCCGTTGAGAAGCCTGCCGGCAGCTCGCCAGTTGCCGTTGGGAAGCGAGCCCTTGGCGGGAGTCTGGAATTCCTGGCTGCGCTTCCAAGACATGGACGGGACCCGCAAGGTCGTCTATGCCCATTGGGTTGAAGGTGTCGAGCTGCCGAAGCGTTAG
- a CDS encoding GMC oxidoreductase, whose protein sequence is MASSNPDAIVVGSGATGGVAAMALAQAGMRVLVLEAGPELSAKRAFGSEPLNSLKRLSNISSGRQRIAANHPGYWKANPELFVDEQRNPYSTPGDRPFLWTRGRQVGGKSLTWGGITLRLSDYEFKGSSRDGHGMDWPIGHSDLAPWYAQLETLLAVKGHRDGLAQLPDGEFQAPLPLTPAEEHLGRSIQRDLDLPLIQSRGFELHRNNGAPWPRSCSQGGALAIALASGRVELRSNSVVSHVLIDRASGRAKGVEAIDRNSGVHFSAEAPLVVLCASTIESLRLLLHSQQQSGLEDVSGKLGLGLMDHISRSCFFSIPDQPAPGSSELSGAGSCFIPNTLESRQFKRGYGLWCGIQRFDPPQLLLRERGSAVGFLIGHGEVLSQAHNQVSLHPERRDAWGIPIAHIDCRWGENEQAMVTHMGERMQAVVRSAGGQIKPLSDLFVMPLIEPLVQGSLALSPGAAPPGYYIHELGGAPMAEREEQGVLNPWNQLWRTPNLLVTDGSCWPSAGWQSPTLTEMALTWRACDHAAAALKRGDL, encoded by the coding sequence ATGGCTTCAAGCAACCCTGACGCGATCGTCGTCGGCTCCGGGGCCACCGGAGGGGTGGCAGCCATGGCCTTAGCCCAAGCGGGCATGCGGGTTCTGGTGCTGGAGGCCGGCCCGGAGCTGAGCGCGAAGCGGGCCTTTGGCAGCGAGCCGCTGAACAGCCTTAAACGCCTCAGCAACATCAGCAGTGGCCGGCAGCGCATCGCCGCGAATCACCCGGGCTACTGGAAAGCCAACCCGGAACTGTTCGTCGATGAGCAGCGCAACCCCTACTCCACCCCCGGCGATCGGCCCTTCCTCTGGACCCGGGGGAGACAAGTGGGGGGCAAAAGCCTCACCTGGGGAGGCATCACCCTGCGGCTCTCCGACTACGAGTTCAAGGGGAGCAGCCGGGATGGCCATGGCATGGACTGGCCGATCGGCCACAGCGACCTTGCCCCCTGGTACGCCCAGCTGGAGACCCTATTGGCGGTCAAGGGGCATCGGGACGGCCTGGCTCAGCTTCCCGATGGGGAGTTCCAAGCCCCGCTGCCCCTGACGCCTGCCGAGGAACACCTGGGACGCTCCATCCAGCGGGACCTGGACCTTCCCTTGATCCAGTCCCGCGGCTTTGAGCTGCACCGCAACAACGGGGCACCCTGGCCGCGCTCCTGCTCCCAAGGGGGCGCCCTAGCGATCGCCCTGGCCAGCGGCCGGGTGGAGCTCCGCAGCAACAGCGTGGTCAGCCACGTGCTGATCGATCGCGCCAGCGGCCGCGCCAAAGGTGTCGAGGCCATCGATCGAAACAGCGGGGTGCACTTCAGCGCCGAGGCGCCCCTGGTGGTGCTCTGCGCCAGCACGATCGAGAGCCTCAGGCTGCTGCTCCACTCCCAACAGCAGAGCGGACTGGAGGACGTCAGTGGCAAGCTCGGGCTGGGCCTGATGGATCACATCTCCCGCAGCTGCTTCTTCTCGATCCCCGATCAGCCGGCCCCTGGGAGCAGCGAACTCTCCGGTGCGGGGAGCTGCTTCATCCCCAACACCCTGGAGTCGAGACAATTCAAGCGGGGCTATGGGCTCTGGTGCGGCATCCAGCGCTTTGATCCACCCCAACTGCTGCTGCGCGAGCGGGGCAGTGCGGTGGGTTTCTTGATCGGCCATGGCGAGGTCCTGAGCCAAGCCCATAACCAAGTGAGCCTTCACCCGGAGCGCCGGGACGCCTGGGGGATCCCGATTGCCCACATCGACTGCCGCTGGGGCGAAAACGAGCAGGCGATGGTCACGCACATGGGAGAGCGGATGCAGGCGGTGGTCCGCTCTGCGGGGGGGCAGATCAAGCCGCTCTCGGATCTCTTTGTGATGCCACTGATTGAACCGCTGGTGCAGGGCAGCCTGGCCCTCTCACCGGGGGCTGCGCCTCCGGGGTACTACATCCATGAACTCGGGGGCGCGCCAATGGCCGAGCGGGAAGAGCAGGGCGTGCTGAACCCCTGGAACCAGCTCTGGCGCACCCCGAACCTGCTGGTGACCGACGGCAGCTGCTGGCCCAGTGCGGGCTGGCAGAGCCCAACGCTCACAGAAATGGCCCTCACCTGGAGGGCCTGTGACCACGCCGCAGCGGCACTGAAACGCGGGGATCTTTGA
- a CDS encoding chlorophyll a/b-binding protein — MADSNSRFGFVNFAETWNGRLAMMGFVIGLATELLTGQGILTQIGLG; from the coding sequence ATGGCTGACTCCAATTCCCGTTTCGGCTTCGTCAACTTCGCTGAGACCTGGAATGGCCGCCTGGCCATGATGGGCTTTGTGATCGGCCTGGCCACCGAACTGCTGACCGGCCAGGGCATCCTGACCCAGATCGGCCTCGGCTGA
- a CDS encoding DUF2811 domain-containing protein: MERSRLDHQGVDGLQAVGAQHKPERKASGHPLFGEDQNRAHLSRCLKQPESVAAEPEPGPDPEQPQGAPRISLEAEVPEALFDGMKAFLSNRPDWDQYRVITSALAGFLFQNGCSDQSVTQHYLNGLFVSAADS; encoded by the coding sequence TTGGAGCGCAGCCGCTTGGATCACCAGGGTGTTGATGGCCTGCAGGCCGTTGGTGCACAGCACAAGCCCGAGCGGAAGGCCTCCGGTCACCCCTTGTTCGGTGAAGACCAGAACAGGGCCCACCTCAGCCGCTGCCTCAAGCAGCCTGAGTCCGTTGCGGCTGAGCCCGAGCCAGGGCCCGACCCAGAGCAGCCCCAGGGTGCCCCGCGGATCAGCCTGGAGGCAGAGGTTCCTGAGGCCCTCTTCGATGGGATGAAGGCTTTCTTGAGCAACCGTCCTGACTGGGATCAGTACCGGGTGATCACCTCGGCCCTGGCCGGGTTCCTGTTCCAGAACGGCTGCAGCGATCAATCCGTCACCCAGCACTATCTGAACGGTCTCTTCGTCAGCGCCGCCGATTCCTGA
- a CDS encoding sirohydrochlorin chelatase, producing MTDPSQQLDLQAVDGGPIGVMICGHGSRNKQAVTEFAQLAEGLRRHLPDVPVEYGYLEFARPILRDGLDSLRAQGVKRVLAVPGMLFAAGHAKNDIPSVLNSYAAETGLRIDYGRELGVDLKMIQAAGARIREALDGANTQAEVPLAETLLVVVGRGSSDPDANSNVSKVTRMLVEGFGFGWGETVYSGVTFPLVEPGLRHVVRLGFKRVIVFPYFLFSGVLVSRIRQHTQLVAADHPEVDFVDASYLGDHPLVIDTFKERVEEVVRGETQMNCSLCKYRAQVLGFETEVGAPQQSHHHHVEGLIEGCTLCELECTGACQPDGIPIPLGHHHHHDHDHDHDHDHSHDHGHTHSLYPHAEHPLGPRTLYKPRAKSEENPSI from the coding sequence ATGACAGACCCCTCTCAGCAACTGGATCTTCAGGCGGTCGATGGTGGTCCGATCGGGGTCATGATCTGCGGCCACGGCAGCCGCAACAAACAGGCCGTGACCGAATTTGCCCAGCTGGCCGAGGGGCTGAGACGCCACCTTCCGGATGTTCCGGTCGAATACGGCTACCTGGAATTTGCCCGCCCGATCCTGCGCGACGGGCTCGACAGCCTGCGGGCCCAGGGGGTCAAGCGTGTCCTGGCGGTGCCCGGAATGCTCTTTGCCGCCGGCCACGCCAAGAACGACATCCCTTCTGTTCTCAATAGCTACGCGGCTGAGACCGGGCTGCGCATCGATTACGGCCGGGAGCTGGGGGTGGATCTCAAGATGATCCAGGCCGCTGGCGCCCGGATCCGGGAAGCCCTCGATGGGGCCAACACCCAAGCCGAGGTGCCCCTGGCGGAGACCCTGCTGGTGGTTGTGGGCCGCGGTTCTTCGGACCCCGATGCCAACTCCAACGTCTCCAAGGTGACGCGGATGCTGGTGGAGGGCTTTGGCTTTGGCTGGGGCGAGACCGTCTACTCGGGCGTCACCTTCCCCCTGGTGGAGCCCGGTCTGCGCCACGTGGTGCGCCTGGGTTTCAAACGGGTGATCGTCTTCCCCTATTTCCTCTTCTCGGGGGTTCTGGTCAGCCGCATCCGCCAGCACACGCAGCTGGTGGCGGCCGACCACCCCGAGGTGGACTTCGTGGATGCCTCCTACTTAGGGGATCACCCCTTGGTGATCGACACCTTTAAGGAGCGGGTCGAGGAGGTCGTCCGCGGCGAGACCCAGATGAACTGTTCGCTTTGCAAGTACCGCGCCCAGGTGCTGGGCTTTGAGACCGAGGTGGGCGCCCCGCAGCAGAGTCACCACCACCACGTCGAGGGCCTGATCGAGGGTTGCACCCTCTGTGAGCTCGAGTGCACCGGTGCCTGTCAGCCCGATGGCATCCCCATTCCTCTGGGGCATCACCACCATCACGACCACGACCACGACCACGACCACGACCACAGTCACGATCACGGGCATACCCACAGCCTCTATCCCCACGCTGAGCACCCCCTGGGTCCGCGCACCCTCTACAAGCCGCGCGCGAAATCGGAAGAAAACCCCTCGATATGA